A genomic region of Tigriopus californicus strain San Diego chromosome 1, Tcal_SD_v2.1, whole genome shotgun sequence contains the following coding sequences:
- the LOC131889577 gene encoding proto-oncogene tyrosine-protein kinase receptor Ret-like, producing MHIQYHDPSAIRSIDQDEHIKHDKTDAASFSTLAPFFWDEKEAEDQAITREIRDDVSAFTRVTDLLSLEETAEFRHVFIKVQLSSTSRNVSQRLRDETNMEFLDTPFMLTRDRQTLYINEPARLRAGDHYYMSYRFEPEGKNQSLAKTVMVEITVKKSSVQIDCAGELGSEILCSEYNLEEECVASCGAGSTHPAAHCQWVQENRENGSSYSTCSIDPVTCPDLRCDFLEARSGLCPQDCVDPAHVYGMPRLSGSSEGPGLGILPQDMQDLICTCAGDSCSCMGPNSTYSLWDERHRMDDEESFLLGHGKALRDQVDDDFFCGESCLMWLSAVGCVVIMVVPVAAIFFYRQRYTSHKLNRLPKPMSPSLDTPFLRSGLDYGMSVGASSSANTATTSITASATMLMTRDPFDFDAPAIPPVDAKWEFPRRDLVLEEIIGEGEFGKVMRARAFFRNGDDVESRLVAVKMLKSNYSQEELHDLISEYALLKEVNHPNVIRLLGACTTRGGPLSIIMEYAEHGSLRNFLRASRGLLEDANKSRPSASNSYSPSSSSGYIERPSLSSGEILSFAWQIAKGMNYLTQMKLVHRDLAARNVLVGEGRVCKVSDFGLTRDVYVDETYWKKSNGRIPVKWLAPESLKDHLYTTKSDVWSFGVLLWELVTLGSSPYPGVPPERILILLNEGFRMERPQSCSMELYDVMTRCWNDNPDERPSFEELIDWLESLLQTNTNYLDLSPMLVSNPAYLEPIRKDSLSSLPSLHFESDSPIQEQVPLLSLSELFEGDPIPFQEPPEVPKPPMRVIPNPKPSVTWLDFKTLDSLNQEPLSPSTPEDPEASQPLDQHQHYSQLLAGEGDQQSYCQNEMDIPFVDFEDNTHDIMNPQTVVAGMPQNIITTLDALDEDSPNGYRRLNRQFSTEVSPQTQSNLPSSGYMRFDPTGLNAKNLNPGSYCRQSEVSAL from the exons ATGCATATTCAATACCACGATCCTTCGGCCATCCGTTCCATAGACCAAGACGAACACATTAAGCATGACAAGACAGACGCAGCGTCGTTCTCGACCCTTGCTCCATTCTTTTGGGACGAAAAGGAGGCTGAAGATCAGGCGATTACTCGAGAGATCAGAGACGATGTCTCGGCCTTCACCCGTGTAACGGACCTCTTATCCTTGGAAGAGACCGCCGAGTTCCGACACGTGTTTATCAAGGTACAACTAAGTAGTACGAGCAGGAACGTGAGTCAGCGCCTTAGGGACGAGACCAACATGGAATTCCTTGACACTCCATTTATGCTCACACGGGATCGACAAACACTCTACATCAATGAGCCAGCTCGACTAAGGGCCGGGGATCACTATTACATGAGTTATCGCTTCGAGCCTGAAGGCAAAAACCAATCCCTAGCCAAGACAGTGATGGTGGAGATAACGGTGAAGAAGAGTAGTGTCCAAATAGATTGTGCGGGCGAATTGGGTTCGGAAATTCTTTGCTCCGAGTACAACCTTGAGGAAGAATGTGTGGCTTCTTGTGGTGCGGGTTCCACTCATCCTGCCGCTCATTGTCAATGGGTACAGGAAAACAG AGAGAACGGGTCAAGCTACTCCACGTGTTCCATTGATCCAGTGACATGTCCAGATCTGAGATGCGACTTTTTGGAAGCAAGGTCTGGCCTGTGCCCTCAAGATTGTGTCGACCCAG CTCACGTGTACGGCATGCCTCGACTAAGTGGGTCATCCGAAGGGCCTGGTTTGGGGATTCTACCCCAAGACATGCAAGATCTCATTTGCACTTGTGCAGGGGATTCTTGTTCTTGCATGGGCCCCAATTCAACTTACTCTCTTTGGGACGAGAGGCATCGCATGGATG ACGAGGAGTCCTTTCTACTTGGGCATGGCAAGGCCTTACGAGATCAAGTGGACGATGATTTCTTTTGCGGCGAGTCTTGTCTCATGTGGTTATCTGCGGTTGGATGCGTTGTCATTATGGTTGTACCAGTGGCagccatttttttctacaGGCAAAG GTACACATCGCACAAACTGAACAGACTCCCCAAACCCATGTCTCCTTCACTTGACACTCCCTTCTTGCGATCGGGGTTGGATTATGGGATGAGTGTGGGTGCTTCATCCAGCGCCAACACCGCCACGACCTCCATCACGGCCAGTGCCACCATGCTTATGACGAGGGACCCATTTGATTTCGATGCACCCGCAATCCCACCG GTGGACGCCAAATGGGAATTTCCCCGACGAGATCTTGTTTTGGAGGAGATCATTGGCGAAGGAGAATTTGGAAAAGTGATGCGAGCGAGGGCGTTCTTTCGGAATGGCGATGATGTGG AATCTCGTCTGGTGGCAGTGAAGATGCTGAAATCCAACTACAGTCAAGAGGAACTTCATGATCTGATCTCTGAATATGCTCTCTTGAAAGAAGTGAATCATCCCAACGTCATCCGGCTTCTTGGGGCGTGCACAACTCGCGGGGGCCCCCTTAGTATTATAATGGAATATGCCGAACACGGATCACTGAG AAATTTCTTGAGGGCCTCACGTGGCTTGCTTGAAGATGCAAACAAATCTCGACCTTCGGCATCGAATTCCTACTCGCCCTCGTCTTCATCCGGTTACATTGAAAGGCCTTCCCTGAGCTCCGGTGAAATTCTCTCATTCGCGTGGCAAATTGCCAAGGGCATGAACTATTTGACCCAAATGAAG TTGGTCCACAGGGATTTAGCTGCGCGCAATGTCTTGGTGGGTGAAGGCCGTGTTTGCAAGGTTTCGGATTTCGGACTCACCAGGGATGTGTATGTTGACGAGACCTATTGGAAGAAAAGCAATGGACGAA TCCCCGTGAAATGGTTGGCTCCCGAGAGCTTGAAGGATCATCTGTATACCACCAAGAGCGACGTGTGGAGCTTCGGGGTGTTGCTGTGGGAACTGGTCACTCTGGGTAGCTCACCCTATCCCGGAGTCCCGCCCGAACGGATTCTCATTCTTCTCAACGAAGGATTCCGCATGGAAAGACCTCAATCTTGTTCCATGGAATT ATATGATGTTATGACCCGGTGCTGGAATGATAACCCAGATGAGCGCCCTTCGTTTGAGGAATTGATCGATTGGCTCGAATCTCTGCTACAAACCAATACCAATTACTTGGATCTCAGTCCCATGCTTGTCAGCAATCCGGCTTACCTTGAACCCATTCGCAAAG ATTCGCTATCATCCCTCCCAtcattgcattttgagagcGATTCCCCCATTCAAGAGCAAGTACCGTTGTTGTCGCTCTCCGAGTTATTTGAAGGTGACCCCATTCCGTTTCAAGAGCCACCCGAGGTTCCCAAGCCACCCATGAGGGTGATCCCCAATCCCAAGCCATCCGTAACTTGgcttgatttcaaaactttggatTCGTTAAATCAAGAACCGTTGTCGCCGTCAACTCCAGAAGATCCCGAGGCATCCCAGCCTCTCGATCAACATCAGCATTACTCACAGTTATTGGCAGGCGAAGGGGATCAGCAATCTtattgtcaaaatgaaatggataTTCCCTTCGTGGACTTTGAGGACAATACCCACGATATCATGAATCCTCAAACGGTGGTTGCGGGAATGCCTCAAAATATCATTACCACCCTGGATGCCTTGGATGAAGACTCTCCTAACGGATATCGAAGACTGAATCGTCAATTTTCCACCGAAGTCAGTCCACAAACGCAATCTAACCTTCCCTCGTCAGGTTATATGCGGTTTGATCCAACTGGGCTAAATGCCAAGAATCTAAACCCAGGCTCGTATTGTCGGCAGTCGGAAGTATCAGCTCTCtaa
- the LOC131889588 gene encoding uncharacterized protein LOC131889588, which yields MSAASAWPLRCQYCQSTFKVDLLPAGPCCRGFCRKEHEAQAVLTPATPIAAPCTSTSPKVQPAVPPAVPLSPTIGAHTLVSPRPLTMTSPSFKKGDYCRVRHPQTGVIEEATVTGLSSSGSTAAVRFLATQKPLKLPAKELLPSRGQIARTEALAQGQTLPAEAAPESHSPIYIVGSACRAVFSQDQVEYEGVVETVHADDSGDPYATIRYCGYNNAETVWLSDLLPSQGPTAVAEQCRAAQKEMDPAPSWQVGDKCRAVFSEDDVEYEGTIMTLHETDAGEAYGLIRFVGYENEETQWLVDLLPSQGAEAIQKQIRDSRPAEAVTAAPVAGPVVDPIEKSHPPESTPEPEPETPIKPDSALKSGVPLRNPPWQVGDRCRAIFAQDGREYEGELMSVEADQQGEPYGIVQYVGYNNEETQWLSELLETLGEDERKKQIEASRASTVKAEPTLSPPLPNQVEQAAEAAAPVVVEVDTAPASAETRHSLADKPVLDERPPNFQSGSPCRVTSNEDGRDYEATVLNVEEKKTPPVATVEIIGFDRVEHKDLSQLSPSKGEGFRRVQMEDSLTARPKQLPKEAPIKISPASNPEKETRFLELEAKNLELESVVARLGRENRQLEESNKKLVVCNQGLIDGNRMIQTSLEDTLKKARTKHSEELAVAVESMKSAVADSKTLVQKLDEVKNENVKLKAKIKALELELVQANDSFEEINRSMDANGNIGAMAANRRMAAGGNNMFPIMYPMMYMPMANVPGGQFGPNQPMCFMPVPMSSDAFGTPSKSGEEPKEETPESKSRE from the coding sequence ATGTCCGCCGCTTCTGCTTGGCCGTTGCGTTGTCAATACTGCCAGTCCACCTTTAAAGTGGACCTCTTGCCCGCTGGACCTTGTTGTCGAGGGTTCTGTCGCAAGGAGCACGAAGCGCAGGCTGTCCTCACTCCCGCCACCCCCATCGCGGCGCCCTGTACTTCGACTAGCCCTAAGGTCCAACCAGCCGTCCCACCTGCGGTCCCGTTATCGCCCACCATCGGTGCCCACACCCTGGTCTCGCCCCGCCCTCTCACCATGACCAGTCCCAGTTTCAAGAAGGGCGACTATTGCCGCGTCcgtcatcctcaaaccgggGTTATCGAAGAAGCCACGGTCACCGGACTGAGTAGTTCGGGTTCGACGGCGGCTGTGCGCTTTTTGGCCACCCAAAAACCGCTCAAATTGCCCGCCAAAGAACTGCTGCCTTCGCGGGGTCAGATCGCGCGTACCGAGGCCTTAGCCCAAGGTCAAACGCTGCCGGCGGAGGCCGCTCCGGAGTCGCACAGCCCCATTTACATTGTGGGATCGGCGTGTCGAGCCGTGTTCTCCCAAGACCAGGTGGAGTACGAGGGCGTCGTGGAGACGGTCCATGCGGACGATTCAGGCGACCCATACGCTACTATTCGTTATTGTGGTTACAACAATGCGGAAACGGTGTGGTTAAGTGACCTTTTACCCTCGCAAGGTCCGACCGCTGTCGCTGAACAATGTCGGGCTgctcaaaaagaaatggatccGGCCCCATCCTGGCAAGTGGGCGATAAATGCCGGGCCGTTTTCTCTGAAGATGATGTCGAGTACGAAGGCACCATCATGACGCTCCATGAAACGGATGCGGGCGAAGCTTATGGCTTGATCCGATTTGTGGgctatgaaaatgaagagacccaatggttggttgatcTACTGCCCAGCCAAGGCGCCGAAgccattcaaaaacaaatccGCGATAGTCGTCCGGCCGAAGCTGTGACGGCCGCCCCGGTAGCTGGACCGGTGGTCGACCCCATTGAAAAATCCCATCCGCCGGAATCCACGCCGGAGCCCGAGCCTGAGACTCCCATTAAGCCGGATTCCGCGTTGAAATCGGGTGTGCCTCTGCGAAATCCCCCATGGCAAGTGGGTGACCGATGTCGCGCCATCTTTGCCCAAGATGGACGCGAATATGAAGGCGAGTTGATGTCGGTGGAGGCTGACCAACAAGGTGAACCCTATGGCATCGTTCAGTATGTAGGCTACAACAACGAAGAGACCCAATGGCTGTCCGAGTTGTTGGAAACCTTAGGCGAGgatgagagaaagaaacaaatcgAGGCCAGTCGAGCCTCCACCGTCAAAGCCGAGCCTACTTTGTCTCCGCCCTTGCCCAATCAGGTAGAGCAAGCCGCTGAGGCGGCAGCACCGGTGGTTGTTGAAGTGGATACCGCACCAGCTTCTGCTGAAACCCGCCATTCGCTGGCTGACAAGCCTGTCCTGGACGAGCGACCACCCAATTTTCAATCGGGCTCGCCTTGTCGGGTCACTTCCAACGAAGATGGGAGAGACTACGAGGCCACCGTTCTTAATGTAGAGGAGAAGAAGACTCCTCCCGTGGCTACCGTCGAAATCATTGGATTTGATCGCGTTGAGCACAAGGACCTGTCTCAACTCTCGCCTTCAAAGGGTGAAGGGTTCCGAAGGGTCCAGATGGAAGACAGCCTTACGGCCAGGCCCAAACAGTTGCCGAAGGAGGCTCCTATCAAAATATCGCCAGCCAGTAATCCCGAAAAAGAAACACGATTCTTAGAGCTCGAAGCCAAGAACCTGGAACTTGAGTCTGTCGTTGCTAGGCTGGGGCGAGAAAACCGTCAATTGGAGGAATCAAACAAGAAGCTGGTTGTCTGCAACCAAGGATTGATTGATGGCAATAGGATGATACAAACGTCCTTGGAGGATACGCTCAAAAAGGCCAGGACGAAGCATTCTGAAGAGCTAGCTGTGGCCGTCGAAAGTATGAAATCTGCCGTGGCCGATAGCAAGACTCTCGTTCAAAAACTGGATGAGgtaaagaatgaaaatgtcaaattgaaagcaaagaTCAAGGCTTTGGAGTTAGAGCTGGTCCAGGCCAATGActcttttgaagaaatcaaTCGAAGCATGGATGCCAATGGAAACATCGGGGCAATGGCGGCCAATCGTCGGATGGCAGCCGGTGGAAATAATATGTTCCCCATTATGTATCCGATGATGTATATGCCGATGGCCAACGTCCCTGGTGGCCAATTCGGTCCCAACCAACCCATGTGTTTCATGCCTGTCCCAATGTCATCTGATGCTTTCGGAACACCATCAAAGTCTGGAGAAGAACCCAAAGAAGAAACACCGGAATCTAAGTCAAGGGAGTGA